From the genome of Fundulus heteroclitus isolate FHET01 chromosome 7, MU-UCD_Fhet_4.1, whole genome shotgun sequence, one region includes:
- the ppig gene encoding peptidyl-prolyl cis-trans isomerase G, with the protein MGIKVRPRCFFDVGISNVLVGRIVVELFSDICPKTCENFRCLCTGEKGIGKGTQKPLHYKGCLFHRVVKDFMIQGGDFSEGNGRGGESIYGGFFEDESFAVKHNKEYLLSMANRGKDTNGSQFFITTKPAPHLDGVHVVFGQVISGQEVIQTMENQKIDPNSRPYAEVKILNCGELVPKTKGKKASKKKDKTSTKSSGSSSDSESSSASSSGSEESEKESKKRKKEKKQKKKQKKEKKEKIKSGVESAEEKEQEDEVTSTVRPEEIPPIPENRFLMRRSPQPAEKSNKEEEKDPRKKDDRSRQNAGLYNSQSAYQRRFLVTTRSGRKIKGRGPRRYRTPSRSRSRSRDRYRRSETPPHWRQEMQRQRMRAVTRERWIKGDKSDFNDTKDEETNAPKRERRTSDAKDEHAAEGKKERKPRSHRSKSKEGGTVEKDEQHSKHKAKKKDKSHSRSGSREKGRRSKSREKASKHKSGDRRGRSRSKEGGKKEKETERETSKGKESDTKHKDEDEGKKQEKSRTKSPSRERSSRKEERRSSSRTRDKGGRASSKERDEKTEKDRARKRSRSKERERRRRGTSREKDRRSRSPDRSKARDSHRGRRSRSRSRRRERSSQRRDRNRDSSNRRRRRSSSSSSSSSSSDSDRGGRRKGRKSPDSSRRNRSRDKRSPARPDSTKDRKKNRSSSSSSSDSD; encoded by the exons ATGGGGATCAAGGTTCGCCCTCGATGCTTCTTTGACGTCGGGATCAGTAATGTTCTAG TTGGCAGGATTGTGGTGGAGTTATTTTCAGACATCTGCCCCAAAACCTGTGAGAACTTCAGATGCCTCTGCACAG GCGAGAAAGGCATAGGGAAAGGAACTCAGAAGCCCCTGCACTACAAGGGATGCCTTTTCCATCGAGTTGTGAAAGACTTCATGATCCAGGGAGGAGACTTCAGCGAAG ggAATGGAAGAGGGGGTGAATCCATCTatggaggcttttttgaag atgAAAGCTTTGCTGTCAAACACAACAAAGAGTATCTGCTGTCCATGGCCAACAGGGGCAAAGATACAAATGGGTCACAGTTTTTCAT AACAACGAAACCTGCACCTCATTTGGATGG TGTCCATGTGGTTTTTGGTCAAGTCATTTCTGGCCAAGAAGTCATTCAAACGATGGAGAACCAGAAAATCGATCCCAACAGCCGGCCGTACGCTGAGGTGAAGATTCTGAACTGCGGAGAGCTAGTCCCGAAAACGAAAG gGAAGAAAGCTTctaaaaagaaagataaaaccTCAACCAAGTCCAGCGGCAGCTCGTCTGATTCTGAAAGCTCCTCTGCGTCTTCCTCCGGTTCAGAAGAGTCAGAAAAAGAATCGAAGAAGCGGAAGaaggagaaaaagcaaaaaaagaagcagaagaaggaaaagaaagaaaagataaa GTCCGGTGTAGAAAGCGCTGAAGAGAAGGAGCAAGAAGACGAGGTCACCTCCACTGTACGGCCCGAagaaatcccccccatcccagAGAACCGGTTCCTCATGAGGAGAAGTCCTCAGCCGGCCGAGAAGTcaaacaaagaggaagaaaaggaCCCGAGGAAGAAAGATGACAGATCCAGACAGAA TGCCGGCCTGTATAATTCTCAGTCAGCCTATCAGAGGAGGTTCCTGGTTACCACTCGATCAGGGAGGAAGATAAAAGGGAGGGGGCCGAGG AGGTACCGAACTCCATCACGTTCTCGTTCGAGGTCCAGAGATCGATATCGCCGAAGCGAAACTCCTCCACACTGGCGCCAGGAGATGCAGCGTCAGAGGATGAGGGCCGTCACCCGAGAGCGGTGGATTAAGGGCGACAA AAGTGACTTCAATGACACCAAGGATGAAGAAACAAACGCTCCAAAGCGAGAGAGAAGGACCTCCGACGCAAAAGACGAACATGCGGCCGAGGGCAAAAAGGAAAGGAAGCCTCGGTCTCACAGGTCTAAAAGCAAAGAGGGCGGTACGGTGGAAAAGGACGAGCAGCACAGCAAGcacaaagcaaagaaaaaggaCAAGTCTCACAGTCGCAGCGGAAGCAGAGAAAAGGGCCGACGGTCAAAAAGCAGAGAGAAGGCCAGCAAGCATAAAAGCGGCGACAGGAGAGGGCGCTCCAGGAGCAAAGAAGGCggtaagaaagaaaaagagacggAACGTGAAACCAGTAAAGGCAAGGAATCCGACACGAAGCATAAAGACGAGGACGAagggaaaaaacaggagaaaagcAGGACAAAATCACCAAGCAGGGAGAGATCATCCAGGAAGGAGGAGCGAagatccagcagcagaaccagggacAAAGGCGGCCGAGCATCATCCAAAGAGCGAGACGAGAAAACGGAGAAGGACAGGGCCAGAAAACGAAGCAGGAGCAAGGAGAGGGAGAGACGGAGGAGAGGGACCTCCAGGGAGAAGGACAGGCGGTCCAGAAGTCCTGACAGGAGCAAGGCCCGAGACTCTCACAGAGGCAGGCGCTCTAGAAGCAGAAGCCGCAGGAGAGAGCGATCTTCTCAGAGACGGGACAGAAACAGAGACTCCTCCAACCGAAGACGGCGgcgcagcagcagtagcagcagcagcagcagcagctccgaCAGCgacagaggaggaagaaggaaGGGACGCAAGAGTCCAGATTCCTCCAGGAGAAATAGATCCAGAGACAAGAGAAGCCCGGCCAGACCAGATAGTACAAAAGATCGCAAGAAAAATCGGTCCAGCTCCAGCTCTAGCTCCGACAGCGACTGA
- the fastkd1 gene encoding FAST kinase domain-containing protein 1, mitochondrial, translating into MFRLQCVRPCLRRLLHQGVGSRDQVLEGLQVCSTEDQLLDAVGRNKAKLTVEHVSCAVKMLWGFQKQRPDLLRTVHLVKSHPQFLTLRVLAENKITLMDDFTLVDILYDFLRLEVEPHDSLVQHLVSEAWLRVDRLPMASLSKFAVVLNDHHLQNSPLMGHITNILDQRLLSIDNSRILTALMISVSPLVSPRLRDALISRTEHLLDAVEPQFFNTPRRVLQFLRNVKCTHRPLLEKCNDIFLRILPRLDADNISIVLALYQSLQFNNCDFRLAAKERLTELMDNCTDPVSFSKLFVALAPIGSPEIRERLENTALLVADEFNAQQALAVAEALEEIQSRNLSLLNKIASVIQKNLHVYRSGELARITQALFQLHYQNPALFATLRKVLVSLLQRSFYPYEVTMLTRVLSMLPSPRLDEGVVSRVSDVMAQCNLGELNTISVAVAKWIRNDPSYRHTTHSRYVRLLQQLSQCGRERLQTADRLDLLLEELKYVSGEWFEEMLLEETVATLRRMMDQINPSNVPDLALFLTRINHLYPPLMDRIASVASEHVEQIHFSATYATLLPFSVMNYEPVNADELYDACIKRLTPHIRSFDPHLLVLLAYSLAVADRFPEELIKEIFSISFLGKLDCQLESLPDAVNMRTRQRLMELNRAVCLECPEFQVPWFHERYCQQLQRKGNGSVSPVQQQIHKMLGEVLGGINFVQAAIVTPYFYIVDFECKLDKHLQPLSYSEPSTLQISDRGKVLWDSRSLENGRDELPAGAQRIAIDFLDSKFFCKNSHHMKGETLMRKRHLEILGYRVVQIPHFEWNSMELSTPQAWKEYLRKKIMGQAPS; encoded by the exons ATGTTCAGGCTACAGTGCGTGAGGCCCTGCCTCAGACGACTCCTCCATCAGGGTGTGGGGAGTAGAGACCAGGTTCTGGAGGGGCTGCAGGTTTGCTCCACCGAGGACCAGCTGCTCGATGCGGTGGGGAGGAACAAAGCCAAGCTGACCGTGGAACATGTGAGCTGTGCTGTGAAGATGCTGTGGGGCTTTCAGAAGCAGAGACCCGATCTGCTCAGGACCGTCCACCTCGTCAAGAGCCACCCGCAGTTCTTGACCCTGCGGGTTTTGGCAGAGAATAAAATCACCCTGATGGATGACTTCACTCTGGTCGACATCCTTTATGATTTCCTCAG GCTGGAAGTGGAACCGCACGATTCTCTTGTGCAGCATTTGGTTTCAGAAGCTTGGCTGCGAGTAGACAG actTCCCATGGCATCTTTGTCCAAGTTTGCAGTGGTTTTAAATGATCATCACCTCCAAAACAGTCCTCTGATGGGCCACATCACCAACATTTTGGACCAGAGGTTGTTGTCGATAGATAACTCCAG GATCTTGACGGCTCTGATGATCAGCGTGTCGCCCCTGGTGTCGCCGCGGCTGCGGGACGCTCTGATCAGCAGGACCGAACATCTGCTGGACGCCGTCGAGCCCCAGTTCTTCAACACGCCAAGAAGGGTGCTGCAGTTCCTGCGCAACGTCAAGTGCACTCACCGGCCCCTGCTGGAGAAGTGCAACGACATTTTCCTGCGCATCCTTCCCAGACTGGATGCCGACAATATCAGCATCGTCTTGGCTCTGTATCAGTCCCTGCAGTTCAACAACTGCGACTTCAGGCTGGCTGCTAAAGAAAGGCTGACTGAGCTGATGGACAACTGCACCGACCCTGTGTCCTTCTCTAAGCTCTTTGTCGCCCTGGCACCAATCGGTAGTCCGGAGATCAGAGAGCG GTTGGAGAACACCGCCCTCCTGGTGGCCGATGAGTTCAATGCTCAGCAAGCCTTGGCTGTCGCTGAAGCCCTGGAGGAGATTCAGAGCAGAAACCTCAGTTTATTGAACAA AATTGCATCAGTGATCCAGAAGAACCTCCACGTCTACAGGTCGGGGGAGTTGGCCAGGATCACCCAGGCCCTGTTCCAGTTGCACTATCAGAACCCAGCACTCTTTGCTACCCTCAGAAAGGTCCTGGTCAG CTTGTTGCAGCGCAGCTTCTACCCCTACGAAGTGACCATGCTGACCCGGGTCCTCTCCATGCTGCCCAGCCCACGGCTCGACGAGGGCGTGGTCTCGCGGGTGAGCGACGTGATGGCCCAGTGCAACCTCGGCGAGCTCAACACCATCTCCGTAGCCGTCGCCAAGTGGATACGGAACGATCCGTCGTACCGCCACACCACGCACAGCCGGTACGTGCgcctgctgcagcagctgagcCAGTGCGGCCGCGAGAGGCTGCAGACGGCCGACCGGCTGgacctgctgctggaggagctcAAGTACGTGTCGGGGGAGTGGTTCGAGGAGATGCTGCTGGAGGAGACCGTCGCCACGCTCAGGAGGATGATGGATCAGATAAACCCGAGCAACGTTCCAGACCTGGCCCTCTTCCTGACCCGGATCAACCACCTTTACCCACCTCTGATGGACAGGATTGCCAGCGTGGCCTCTGAACACGTCGAGCAG aTTCACTTCTCAGCAACATACGCCACCCTGCTCCCGTTTTCTGTCATGAATTATGAACCTGTCAATGCAGACGAGCTTTATGATGCTTGCATTAAGCGCCTCACTCCTCACATTC GTTCCTTTGACCCGCACCTGCTCGTCCTACTGGCATACTCCTTGGCTGTAGCCGACCGTTTCCCCGAGGAACTAATCAAAGAAATCTTCAGCATCAGTTTCCTTGGAAAACTCGACTGCCAGCTGGAAA GCCTGCCTGACGCCGTCAACATGAGGACGCGGCAGCGCCTCATGGAGCTCAACCGGGCCGTGTGTCTGGAGTGTCCCGAGTTTCAGGTGCCGTGGTTTCACGAGCGTTACTGCCAGCAGCTGCAGAGGAAAG GGAACGGCTCCGTCAGTCCGGTGCAGCAGCAGATCCACAAAATGTTGGGCGAGGTCCTCGGTGGAATTAACTTTGTTCAAGCAGCCATCGTCACTCCTTATTTTTACATCGTAG ATTTCGAATGTAAGCTGGACAAACACTTGCAGCCGTTGTCCTACTCTGAGCCGAGCACTTTGCAGATCTCAGACAGAGGAAAAGTCCTCTGGGACTCACGTTCGCTGGAAAACGGCCGAGACGAGCTTCCTGCCGGAGCTCAGCG caTTGCTATAGACTTTCTGGATTCCAAGTTCTTCTGCAAGAACTCTCATCACATGAAAGGTGAAACCTTAATGAGAAAGAGACACCTTGAAATTTTGGGATACCGAGTTGTTCAG ATCCCTCACTTTGAATGGAACTCCATGGAGCTTTCTACGCCCCAGGCATGGAAGGAGTATCTTAGAAAGAAGATTATGGGACAAGCTCCTTCCTGA
- the ccdc173 gene encoding coiled-coil domain-containing protein 173, translated as MASVAQYGGSRRRFSKSAPVTKDELLQPPDLRQVTFLEQTDWLRIQDKANGVDRDEERLREAEKHREALHVRSKQVTELWPDTEAGQRREKLKAKKAREQAEEEKKKQMDAEEAKYREEQQKETLRKAKAQLYYQTDRVKGLHRALLLTEVLKEREAQTELQQRMKSATEDVERKFLEVITSREAEALRNEQERAAQKKLERQAVADDLKNQMKAHELALQQQKLELQKDAEEIQHLQERYQMEQRTESERRANQRRSLVHAHLDQVHQRALRKELEAQNQRAEEEQRKLFASTKQEMTKLRKEREKALFSEAQRRRERIMKQLTATQQEQTANEEQRIAKALAEWDAKQAQQQREEERKKSEMLKSIAAHREYLKKQKEHLDKIAEQETRDDLQAKKEADRIHEQKQQLMAEKMREEQRKLREFNVAQMAEKSGRLQRMKEEERELEAKNAKLAADEEVQFQTYSRRIIRAAADARKNVFPLYKAARGGVGGGHGPVRGGVRPSYLVQDSTGAQMPRYVSVTTESIRKLHEAGDMDEAKKRLGFTW; from the exons CACCAGTGACGAAAGATGAATTACTCCAGCCTCCAGATCTCCGACAAGTCACCTTCTTAGAGCAAACGGACTGGCTGAGGATTCAGGATAAAGCGAACGGAGTCGACAGAGACGAGGAGCGGCTTAGAGAGGCAGAAAAACACAGGGAGGCCCTGCATGTGCGGTCAAAACAAGTTACCGAGCTGTGGCCTGACACCGAAGCT GGTCAAAGGCGAGAAAAGCTGAAGGCAAAGAAGGCCCGAGAGCaagcagaggaggaaaaaaagaagcagatgGATGCCGAAGAAGCCAAATACAGGGAGGAACAGCAAAAAGAGACCTTGAGAAAAGCCAAAGCTCAGCTGTACTACCAAACCGACCGGGTGAAAGGACTACAC CGAGCGCTCCTGCTCACAGAGGTGCTGAAAGAGAGGGAGGCTCAGACCGAGCTGCAGCAAAGGATGAAAAGCGCCACTGAAGACGTGGAGAGAAAGTTCCTGGAAGTAATAACGAGCAGAGAGGCCGAGGCCTTGAGGAACGAGCAGGAACGGGCCGCGCAGAAGAAGCTGGAGAGACAGGCGGTAGCAGATGACCTGAAAAACCA GATGAAGGCACACGAGTTGGcactacagcagcagaagctggAGCTCCAGAAGGACGCAGAGGAAATCCAGCATCTTCAAGAGCGTTACCAGATGGAGCAAAGAACGGAGTCGGAGCGACGGGCAAACCAGAGGAGGAGCCTCGTTCACGCTCACCTG GATCAAGTCCATCAGAGGGCGCTAAGAAAAGAGCTGGAGGCCCAAAACCAGAGAGCTGAAGAGGAACAGAGGAAACTCTTTGCCTCGACCAAACAAGAAATGACAAAGCtaaggaaagaaagagagaaagcgTTATTTAG CGAAGCTCAGCGGCGCAGAGAGAGGATTATGAAGCAGCTGACGGCCACGCAGCAAGAGCAGACTGCCAACGAGGAGCAGAGAATAGCCAAGGCTCTGGCCGAGTGGGACGCCAAACAGGCCCAGCAGCaaagggaggaggagaggaagaagtCGGAGATGTTAAAGTCGATCGCTGCCCACAGGGAGTATTTG AAAAAGCAAAAGGAGCACTTGGATAAAATTGCAGAGCAGGAAACCAGAGACGATCTGCAGGCTAAGAAGGAAGCTGACAGAATCCatgagcagaagcagcagctgaTGGCTGAGAAGATGAGAGAGGAGCAAAGAAAACTGCGAGAGTTCAACGTCGCGCAAATG GCGGAGAAAAGCGGCAGGCTCCAGCGGATGAAGGAGGAGGAACGAGAGCTGGAAGCGAAGAACGCGAAGCTCGCCGCCGACGAGGAGGTCCAGTTCCAGACGTACTCGCGGCGCATCATCAGGGCAGCGGCGGACGCTCGGAAAAACGTGTTCCCGCTGTACAAAGCGGCCAGAGGCGGGGTGGGAGGCGGGCACGGGCCCGTACGCGGCGGCGTTCGGCCCAGCTACCTGGTCCAGGACAGCACCGGAGCTCAGATGCCCAGATACGTGTCCGTGACCACAGAGAGCATCAGGAAGCTTCACGAGGCCGGAGACATGGACGAGGCCAAGAAGAGACTGGGTTTCACGTGGTGA